From Candidatus Omnitrophota bacterium, one genomic window encodes:
- a CDS encoding sigma-70 family RNA polymerase sigma factor → MITGSPNEHGQLLLRFREKGDVDAFDRLIVAYQKPLYNYLLKLLQNKEDAEDGLQEIWIKVIRQCGSYQEKGRFSSWIFCIAHNYCLDLFRRRRHRINDEEFVETRNGLALLDIIPANVFTPSEAAMEKEMMALLEHEIKDMPVLIREVYLLRAQHGIPFKEIAEIQKSPLGTVLSRMHQAVKWLEPIIRLYMKESDPKTEESA, encoded by the coding sequence ATGATAACAGGAAGCCCAAACGAACACGGACAACTATTGCTTCGCTTTCGAGAAAAGGGCGATGTAGACGCTTTCGATCGGCTTATAGTGGCGTATCAAAAGCCTTTATATAATTACTTGTTGAAACTGCTGCAAAATAAAGAAGACGCTGAAGACGGATTGCAAGAGATATGGATCAAAGTCATCCGGCAATGCGGCTCTTATCAAGAAAAAGGGCGTTTTTCTTCGTGGATATTCTGCATTGCGCACAATTATTGTCTTGACCTTTTCCGCCGCCGCCGCCATCGAATCAATGACGAGGAATTCGTGGAAACTCGTAATGGATTGGCTTTATTGGATATTATCCCAGCCAATGTTTTTACTCCCAGCGAAGCGGCGATGGAAAAAGAAATGATGGCGCTGTTGGAGCATGAGATAAAAGATATGCCAGTGTTGATTCGCGAAGTCTATCTTCTGCGCGCGCAACATGGAATACCCTTCAAAGAAATTGCAGAGATCCAGAAATCTCCCTTGGGAACCGTCCTTTCGCGAATGCACCAGGCCGTGAAATGGCTCGAGCCGATCATTCGATTGTATATGAAAGAAAGCGATCCCAAGACGGAAGAATCCGCCTAG
- a CDS encoding sodium:solute symporter gives MAESSSLRYGDLVSLVIYFIIMLSIGYWCSRRLKSTEGYFVGSRKIPSWAVAFSLVGAAISSVTFLAYPGSAFDTNWSMLVPGLTIPIAALLAVLFFVPFYRKARLVSVYEYLEMRYGVWARIYGCIMFTIYSFFRMGVVLYLLSLPVKTLTGWDTYISILVMGVIVTIYTVIGGIEAVIWTDVVQTVIFILGGLFCIATIFLDTPGGPATIFSEGWANSKFNLSVNFDLNFANETLWVLILFGLFQNLQEFASDQTKIQRYCAADSDKGAKRAAFYSGVGCIPIWVMFMFVGTCLWVYYQHFPEAAVTQMKPDRVFPHFILTKLPVGLAGFVIAAIIAAALSSIDASMNGAATVMTSDIYRRHLAPGRNDRHYLNVAKILTAVSGFFMLVWALSLMKIESSILPIAFAIYSVLAGGLGGLFFVGIFTKRANSQGALIGVVLSLVVTVWMTLSALDQLPESFNSPFHKLMINVISNIVSFAIGYFASYAFAPPKPEQLANLTVWTFKEDKEKA, from the coding sequence ATGGCGGAATCGTCAAGCTTGCGATATGGGGATTTAGTCTCATTAGTCATTTATTTTATTATTATGTTGAGCATCGGCTACTGGTGTTCCCGGCGCTTAAAATCGACGGAAGGCTATTTTGTCGGCAGCCGCAAAATCCCCAGTTGGGCTGTCGCTTTTTCCTTGGTGGGGGCGGCTATCAGTTCCGTTACGTTTCTCGCTTATCCTGGAAGCGCATTCGATACGAATTGGAGCATGTTGGTTCCGGGGCTGACGATTCCCATCGCGGCCTTGTTGGCAGTGTTGTTCTTCGTTCCTTTTTACCGCAAAGCTAGACTTGTCAGCGTTTACGAATATCTCGAAATGCGTTATGGCGTATGGGCGCGTATTTACGGATGCATCATGTTCACCATCTATTCCTTTTTCCGCATGGGCGTCGTCTTATACCTTCTCTCCCTTCCTGTAAAAACGCTCACGGGTTGGGATACCTATATCTCCATTCTCGTTATGGGAGTCATCGTAACTATATACACTGTCATCGGCGGCATTGAAGCGGTGATTTGGACGGATGTCGTGCAAACCGTCATTTTCATTCTCGGCGGCCTCTTCTGCATCGCTACGATCTTTCTCGATACTCCCGGCGGTCCCGCGACCATTTTTTCCGAAGGTTGGGCCAATAGCAAATTCAACCTTTCCGTCAATTTCGATTTAAATTTTGCGAATGAAACGCTTTGGGTATTGATTCTTTTCGGCCTTTTCCAAAACCTGCAGGAATTCGCTTCCGACCAAACGAAAATCCAACGCTATTGCGCCGCCGATTCCGATAAGGGCGCGAAAAGAGCCGCCTTTTACAGCGGCGTGGGCTGCATTCCGATCTGGGTGATGTTTATGTTCGTCGGAACCTGCTTGTGGGTATACTACCAGCATTTCCCCGAAGCCGCCGTTACTCAAATGAAGCCCGATCGCGTTTTCCCCCATTTCATTCTTACGAAATTGCCGGTAGGCTTGGCCGGATTCGTCATCGCCGCCATCATCGCCGCCGCCCTGTCTTCCATCGACGCGAGCATGAACGGCGCCGCCACTGTTATGACTTCGGATATCTACCGCCGCCATCTCGCTCCCGGCCGCAACGACCGGCATTATCTGAATGTCGCAAAAATTTTGACGGCGGTATCCGGCTTCTTCATGCTCGTTTGGGCGTTGTCTTTGATGAAGATCGAATCTTCCATCTTGCCCATCGCATTCGCCATTTATTCCGTTTTGGCCGGAGGATTGGGCGGGCTATTTTTTGTAGGCATCTTTACAAAGCGAGCCAATAGCCAAGGCGCGCTTATCGGAGTCGTTCTCTCGCTCGTTGTCACCGTCTGGATGACCCTCAGCGCTCTCGATCAGTTGCCGGAATCCTTCAACAGCCCCTTCCATAAGTTGATGATCAACGTGATTAGCAACATCGTTTCTTTTGCGATCGGCTACTTCGCCAGTTACGCCTTCGCGCCGCCGAAGCCGGAGCAGTTGGCGAATCTGACAGTATGGACGTTTAAGGAAGATAAAGAAAAAGCGTAG
- a CDS encoding hemerythrin domain-containing protein: MDYDVIIKKTGEEYKAINELMDNLRDKMEHRPQSQLEAWTSEMKALFSQLLIHVKGFFEIEEQDGFMTTVIQERPTLAPAVETLRQEHQTVLSAMERIQQQCRQAGSPDCQAIDSLCKQLGDVIQYLKTHVRKENQLIQGALASDIGAQD, translated from the coding sequence ATGGACTACGACGTCATAATAAAAAAAACCGGTGAGGAATATAAAGCCATCAATGAGTTGATGGATAATCTTCGCGACAAAATGGAGCATCGTCCCCAAAGCCAGCTGGAGGCGTGGACGTCGGAGATGAAGGCGCTTTTCTCGCAACTCCTTATTCACGTAAAGGGATTTTTCGAAATCGAGGAGCAGGACGGCTTTATGACTACCGTAATTCAAGAACGTCCCACGCTTGCTCCCGCCGTGGAAACGTTGCGCCAGGAACACCAGACCGTGCTTTCCGCCATGGAACGAATCCAGCAACAATGTCGCCAGGCGGGATCGCCCGATTGCCAGGCGATCGATTCTCTTTGCAAACAATTGGGCGATGTGATTCAATACCTGAAGACGCACGTGCGAAAGGAAAATCAGCTGATTCAGGGCGCTCTTGCCAGCGATATTGGCGCTCAAGACTGA
- a CDS encoding biotin--[acetyl-CoA-carboxylase] ligase has translation MRSSSKNPNPTDKRYLANHPNKTAIMRVFVKRPLMRLTMADLARLSGLSIEAVTEAISSLREDGILIKPYDLDRFYYEPCEEVLHPDAIAGNLSTRWWGSRIYCFDEISSTIDAAKTLMESGAVHGAVFAANHQMRGRGRQGRAWNSPKGKDLLLTFSLQLGEWEPPPSILSIYAAAAVARVFDTAYGIPCVIKWPNDLMAQGRKLGGVLVEKDFQCRTALVSLGLNVHSGPSDWPLECRETAVSLAMLKPEEWRRDLLLAQCGATWEALWEASQNDRGEAIRGYWRRYEISLGKKVRLLRLGREMMGVTQGIDELGRLLFTAEDGQRYSLLIEEVQQLRVLE, from the coding sequence ATGCGCTCATCATCCAAAAACCCCAATCCAACAGATAAGCGTTACCTCGCCAACCACCCCAACAAAACTGCCATCATGCGGGTATTCGTCAAGCGTCCGCTTATGCGGCTGACTATGGCCGATCTTGCGCGCCTGTCAGGATTAAGCATAGAGGCTGTTACGGAAGCGATTTCCTCTTTGCGGGAGGATGGGATTTTGATTAAGCCTTACGATCTGGACAGGTTTTACTATGAGCCTTGCGAGGAGGTTTTGCATCCTGATGCGATTGCCGGGAATCTCTCGACTCGGTGGTGGGGAAGCCGGATATATTGCTTCGATGAAATTTCCTCTACGATCGACGCCGCCAAAACGTTGATGGAAAGCGGGGCGGTTCATGGCGCCGTCTTCGCCGCCAATCATCAAATGCGAGGACGCGGGCGGCAAGGCAGAGCTTGGAATTCGCCCAAAGGCAAGGATTTGCTGCTCACGTTTTCGCTGCAACTGGGCGAATGGGAGCCGCCGCCCTCGATACTGTCGATTTACGCCGCCGCTGCCGTCGCCCGCGTGTTCGATACGGCTTATGGCATCCCCTGCGTCATCAAGTGGCCTAACGATCTGATGGCGCAAGGGCGCAAACTGGGCGGCGTACTGGTGGAAAAAGATTTCCAGTGCCGGACGGCGCTCGTCAGTCTAGGTCTTAACGTGCATAGCGGCCCTAGCGATTGGCCGTTGGAATGCCGGGAGACGGCAGTTTCGCTGGCCATGTTGAAGCCTGAAGAATGGCGGCGCGATCTCTTGCTGGCGCAATGCGGCGCCACATGGGAAGCGCTTTGGGAAGCGTCGCAGAACGACCGGGGAGAAGCGATCCGGGGATATTGGCGGCGTTATGAGATCTCGCTGGGAAAGAAGGTGCGCTTGCTGCGGCTGGGCCGGGAAATGATGGGCGTAACGCAGGGGATCGACGAATTAGGGCGGTTATTGTTTACCGCCGAAGACGGGCAACGCTATAGCCTGCTCATCGAAGAAGTGCAACAACTGCGCGTTTTGGAATGA
- the pyrE gene encoding orotate phosphoribosyltransferase produces the protein MTDYTFDLTRLSAEEATLIRDNLREIIKEKSLKLAPPDKPFILTSGKTSTYYIDGKKTTCDPNGLFCLSMLILENIKNDNVEAVGGPTLGADPMVSGASLLSYLLGRPIPFFIVRKEAKKHGTQSLIEGVEIRGKRVAVVEDVITTGGSALRAIDAIRAEGGEIVKMIALVDREQGGREAFDKAGVEYSPLFTISELLPPEMRNSQ, from the coding sequence ATGACGGATTACACTTTCGATCTAACCCGTTTATCGGCGGAAGAAGCTACGCTCATCCGGGATAATTTGAGAGAGATCATCAAAGAAAAATCTCTGAAACTGGCGCCGCCGGACAAGCCATTCATCCTTACGTCCGGCAAAACTTCAACGTATTACATCGACGGGAAAAAGACGACCTGCGATCCGAACGGCCTTTTTTGTCTCTCCATGTTGATTTTGGAAAATATCAAAAACGATAACGTCGAAGCCGTCGGCGGACCGACGTTGGGCGCCGATCCGATGGTTAGCGGCGCGTCCCTGCTCAGTTATCTTCTAGGCCGTCCTATCCCGTTTTTCATCGTGCGCAAGGAAGCCAAGAAGCATGGAACCCAAAGCCTGATCGAGGGCGTAGAGATTCGAGGCAAGCGCGTCGCCGTCGTCGAGGACGTCATTACCACCGGCGGCTCCGCATTGCGCGCCATCGACGCCATCCGCGCCGAGGGCGGCGAAATCGTCAAAATGATCGCTCTCGTCGACCGGGAGCAAGGCGGGCGGGAAGCTTTCGATAAGGCGGGCGTAGAATACTCTCCTTTGTTTACGATCTCCGAACTCCTGCCGCCGGAAATGAGGAACTCCCAATGA
- a CDS encoding DUF4097 family beta strand repeat-containing protein, which produces MKAKIFSILPFLFGLFFFSACGHLMNKSSAVFISDQEPFNQQIQIPPNVRILEIHHDGGNVTVKGWDKPFLLIEGIKRVSAANAEEARLLLDSAQIIYYERAPNRLALEYKGISARKKNAPSEAIDYTINAPQSLIVEMTTRNGVISVSNLLTDVFIDHKTGDVKVEAVEGRVRIQSQDGQAIAVRTKKSVELDCRDANIKLDAIGGDVSIKHWNGQLVAAGIGGNVEIAGDRSSIDLQKVKGRLKIDNRDGDVVCTDFYEGIDINVKKGLLKLEPKIPVPRDYYCTVVDGELILRVLDSSEMLLEVEAENGRIHSDYPMPISAENNISFARGAINGGHRNVRLKVKNGAVSIQKAIVPPAAISEPAAKAPAQAPSTAVPAPLTPGGLVPAKVAP; this is translated from the coding sequence ATGAAAGCGAAAATTTTTTCCATCCTTCCCTTTCTTTTTGGATTGTTCTTTTTTTCCGCTTGCGGACACTTGATGAACAAATCCAGCGCCGTATTCATATCCGATCAAGAGCCATTCAACCAACAAATTCAAATCCCGCCCAACGTGCGCATTCTGGAAATCCATCATGATGGCGGGAATGTTACCGTCAAAGGTTGGGATAAGCCGTTCCTTCTCATCGAAGGAATCAAGCGCGTTTCGGCGGCCAACGCGGAAGAGGCGCGGCTGCTTTTAGATTCGGCTCAAATCATATACTACGAGAGAGCGCCTAATCGGCTGGCGCTGGAATATAAAGGCATAAGCGCCCGCAAAAAAAACGCCCCCAGCGAAGCCATCGATTATACGATTAACGCTCCGCAATCCTTGATCGTGGAAATGACGACGCGGAATGGCGTGATTTCCGTCTCCAACCTATTGACGGACGTTTTCATCGACCATAAAACCGGCGACGTTAAAGTGGAAGCGGTGGAAGGACGAGTTCGCATCCAATCGCAAGATGGGCAAGCGATCGCCGTTCGCACGAAAAAATCGGTTGAATTGGACTGCCGCGACGCCAATATCAAATTGGACGCTATCGGCGGAGACGTCTCCATCAAACATTGGAACGGGCAGCTTGTTGCAGCCGGAATAGGGGGAAATGTTGAAATTGCTGGAGATCGCAGTTCGATCGACCTGCAAAAAGTGAAGGGCAGGTTGAAGATCGACAATCGGGACGGAGACGTCGTTTGTACGGACTTTTATGAGGGAATCGATATCAATGTCAAAAAAGGTCTTCTGAAATTGGAGCCGAAGATTCCCGTTCCCCGCGATTACTATTGTACGGTTGTGGACGGCGAATTGATTTTACGCGTTCTGGACTCGTCCGAAATGCTTCTGGAAGTGGAAGCGGAGAATGGACGCATCCATTCCGATTACCCCATGCCCATCTCGGCGGAAAATAATATCTCTTTCGCCCGCGGCGCTATCAACGGCGGCCATCGCAACGTCCGGCTTAAAGTGAAAAATGGCGCTGTATCTATCCAGAAAGCCATTGTTCCGCCTGCCGCGATTTCCGAACCGGCGGCGAAGGCGCCCGCTCAAGCCCCGTCAACCGCCGTCCCGGCGCCCTTGACGCCCGGCGGTCTCGTTCCCGCCAAGGTTGCGCCTTGA
- a CDS encoding aldo/keto reductase, protein MDRRTFLECCGGLAAWASPNRGDGFGLLRPLGATGVKVSLLGLGTANLHRLEANAAERLIRHAHSLGFAYFDSAAAYGDGVSESILGKCLDRSQEHLFIASKTLRRRDAAPDLYASLRRLRFERIDLWMMHDLRTPWEWEEMTAPGGALETALRARENGDIRFIGLSAHRHPDLIAKALHEFPFDAIMIPLKPASSGGEGFVEKVIPLANRMGVGVVGMKIFGRSAPRNLSSEAAMQAWREAARYPAASIVAGCETVEQLQLAADAFSVPIA, encoded by the coding sequence ATGGATCGAAGAACGTTTTTGGAATGTTGCGGCGGTTTGGCGGCTTGGGCTTCGCCCAATCGTGGTGATGGATTCGGTCTCCTTCGCCCGTTAGGAGCGACGGGCGTAAAGGTTTCTCTGTTGGGATTAGGGACAGCGAATTTGCATCGGCTCGAAGCCAATGCTGCGGAACGTTTGATTCGCCACGCTCATTCTTTGGGCTTCGCCTATTTCGACTCTGCCGCTGCTTATGGCGATGGCGTTTCGGAATCCATACTTGGAAAATGCCTCGATCGCTCCCAAGAACATCTTTTTATCGCATCCAAAACGCTGCGCCGCCGGGATGCGGCGCCCGATCTTTACGCCTCTTTGCGCCGCCTTCGCTTCGAACGTATAGACTTATGGATGATGCATGATTTGCGAACACCGTGGGAATGGGAAGAAATGACGGCGCCGGGCGGCGCGTTGGAAACTGCTCTGCGGGCGCGAGAGAATGGCGATATTCGATTTATCGGCCTATCCGCCCATCGACATCCCGATTTAATAGCCAAAGCGCTGCATGAATTCCCCTTCGACGCGATCATGATTCCTCTCAAACCGGCGTCATCCGGCGGCGAAGGATTCGTCGAAAAAGTGATTCCTCTAGCGAATAGAATGGGCGTGGGCGTTGTGGGGATGAAAATCTTCGGACGATCCGCTCCTAGAAATTTATCTTCTGAGGCGGCTATGCAGGCTTGGCGCGAGGCGGCGCGATATCCGGCGGCTTCGATTGTAGCGGGATGCGAGACCGTAGAGCAATTGCAGCTTGCGGCGGATGCGTTCTCCGTCCCAATCGCGTGA